A stretch of Pristiophorus japonicus isolate sPriJap1 chromosome 10, sPriJap1.hap1, whole genome shotgun sequence DNA encodes these proteins:
- the LOC139274657 gene encoding mid1-interacting protein 1-B-like, which translates to MQSILAQQQNNFLVATMSKYSSAVKNMEQTVMIPSLLQDITLDDQDEANNATANSSNLYKCYTLLKSIKNTVECGLLPFEDLKWKINDLENEDETNLETLFYDHVKGLCIVLNTLTNKANTLTSRYKNRIGLPL; encoded by the coding sequence ATGCAGTCCATTCTTGCTCAGCAACAAAATAATTTCCTCGTTGCCACTATGAGCAAATATTCTTCTGCAGTGAAGAATATGGAGCAGACAGTCATGATTCCCAGCCTCCTTCAAGACATCACATTGGATGACCAAGATGAAGCTAACAATGCTACAGCTAATTCCTCGAACTTGTACAAATGCTACACCTTGTTGAAATCCATCAAAAATACCGTGGAATGTGGCCTGTTGCCCTTTGAAGATTTGAAATGGAAAATCAACGACTTGGAAAATGAGGACGAGACAAATTTAGAGACGCTTTTCTATGATCATGTGAAGGGTCTCTGCATTGTGTTGAATACACTGACCAACAAGGCCAACACACTGACCAGTAGGTACAAGAACAGGATAGGACTTCCTCTGTAG
- the ndufc2 gene encoding NADH dehydrogenase [ubiquinone] 1 subunit C2 produces the protein MGLLPAEAKVLPPPGIVNRNSVWLGVIGWTTALLQNGVNRRPPLKAGVHRQLLFASVGWFIGYYVTKLENYKTAKVDHEMMEYIQRHPDDFPAKEKKTFAEILENFHPIR, from the exons ATGGGGCTCTTGCCGGCCGAGGCCAAGGTTCTGCCGCCGCCGGGCATCGTCAACCGTAACAGCGTGTGGCTGGGCGTCATCGGCTGGACCACCGCGCTGCTGCAGAACGGCGTCAACCGGCGGCCGCCGCTCAAAGCCG gCGTGCACCGACAGCTTCTTTTTGCAAGTGTTGGATGGTTTATTGGCTATTACGTCACAAAGCTGGAAAATTACAAGACTGCCAAAGTAGACCATGAAATGATGGAATATATTCAGCGTCACCCAGATGATTTTCCTGCAAAAG AAAAAAAGACATTTGCTGAGATTCTGGAGAATTTTCATCCAATTCGCTAA